The DNA sequence CACCAGTATATGAGATTTGATGGATCCAAGCCCATCTTTAAATGTCCTATACTGTCAAACGGTAGTTAGACAACCCTTCAACCGAAAGTCAGAAGCTAGTAGCCTGGCCAACTTTTCCCGTAAATGTTACTtaactaaaagaaataaagctACGCCTGTTTGTCTTCTTAAGCAGGTTGTTCTTATGATGATTGATGAACTATTAAACTTTAATTTGGAGTAAATTATCTGTTATTTGTCATGCCAAATGGAATCTCCGCAAAAAAATgggaaagtaaaaaaaatattgttactGAATGGCTgataaatcattttaaaaacgaaaaaaggaTGTATTGTGAAACTTTGGGTCTCgaattgtaactttttttaagttgcattcattttaaacaagAAATGATTAATAATTAACGAAAGAACGCGTTAATGCTTTGTAATTGAGCCATTTTCCCGTAGGGACatatttctctccctcacgcTTGCCAAATTTAGTGATCTAAGGAGTAATTTCTGTTCAAGAATATAAACATTCTTTTAACGCGGACCACGCACGTTTAgcttttaatttagtttttatttttgtgtaccattttttttgtgtccGTTTAAGTTTGttggtctttttttgttattgttgctgtttttagAACTTTTTTGCGTGCAAAGTTTTTCGCGCGAGCATTCAAGCAACGTTAATGTAAGGGGGTGTATTGAAATTCTGGCTTAGCTATCTTACATTCTTAAAAGTGTTTAGCCAtctttgcttttgcttttacGTGCTTTTAAGTCATTTCTTGCATTTTCAATATCCTAATTGACTAAGACACTTCACTGCCGTCGCCACTCTAGAATTTCAGGCCAACGGGATGTCTAAGCAATCAATCATCGAAACGGAAAGCACGACAAATGTTACATTGAATTGAGGTGTGGTGGCCGAGTGCATGATATCGATGAGGTCACAGCGCTTGTATTCCAGACATCCTTAGTTGAAATCTTTGCTTTTAGCAAAAGCATAATTTTTGATCCACCTCCCGCGACTTCTCAACTGCCTCCATCCAGTTGGGATCCAAATATATACGATTGAGCTCTGCTAACTTTCGTGTTTATGactttattaaaatatttattcatgTTGAGTAAGGAGACGACAATTAATCAACTATGTATGCCTACAATATCCGTATAGAAACCATTTACTACATTTGGCTTGCTGGCAAAAGACTCCAGATCTGTATTGGGACAGAAAGGCGAATCATTTTCATCGATAACCTCACAGATCTTCCTTGTAGCTATCGTTGAGGTAAACTAAACGATAGTCATGGCATTTCGTCTACACGTCCCTTTGATTCTCTTGTTCCTTTTACAAGGCAACTTGAAGAATTTCACCGCTGCAATTTACTGCGAACAAAGATGTGAACAAAGCAAAGGAAAGCTGGTCGACGGCGGAATAAGAGATCGAGCCATGCAAGGGCACAGCTTTAAGAACTTCACTGTAAGGAAACTGATAGATTGCCACAGAAAATGCTTTGAAGAGAAATGTAAATGCCAAGCCTACCAAATGACGAACCAACTCGGCTGCGAATTACTGGACGAAGACAGGTTCTCGGCCCCTAATGACTTCATTGCTTACATGGGTTATACGTATTTTGAGATGAATCGAGAATATGCAAACCAGGTACGGTTATGTTAGTTTGTAACCGTTAGCACAACCAGTTGAAATTCTCTTTTATGAGACAATAATGCTTCTTCTACTATACAAAGCGATGTACCTGGGCAATTTTGATGAGAGAGGTAGGGCTGTGTGGGGTTACTTAGAGAAAACGCTCGAGTCAGGTTGACAGCGACTGAAACTCAGGTCAGCGGGGTTTGTATTAGTCTTTTGTCCGCAAGTCATACATCATGGAACATTCCAAAATGGTGATCTATCCGAGTGGTAAAACACGTCAAGCCGGATTTGACTTCAGTCCCAAATGTTTGAAGGGGGAAACTATTGTGGTTGCTGTTAATTAGTTTATTTGCCGTTTATCTCAGTGTTTTTTGGCTTATATTCTCTTTGAAAAGCTTTTACTTGTTCCAATGGTCGAAGCCAGTGCTAAACCATGGAcccatttctcgaaagtcccgaaactttcgGGCGCGTTTCGGGTGACAATTCTCGTTATATCTTAGAAACGAAGGCGTTTCGAGGCACAAAACTTTGCTTTCCCATTGTTTTGAGTCCTAGTAAAGGCTCTAAATAACATAAATTGTGGCAAAAGTACCGAAAAGCTTAATTTTTGGATTCTAGGATTCTGGAAATGCCTATTGTGGAAGTCGACCCTGCATCAACAACTGCTGTAGTGAAAAGCCATGTTTCGGTGGAGGTACTTGCACAGAAACTTGTGATCACCCCAAAAGAAAGTTTAACTGCACGTGTGCTCCGCGATTCTTCGGTAAATATTGCAGCAATCAAAGATCAACATCATgcaaagaacaactacaaAGAAACCCAGAATCACTCTCTGGTCTGTATCAACTGTTTGATGAAGAGACCAACTCTTTGTTTGACGAATTCTGTGACTTTACTTCGGAAGTTGGTTTTCTTTGGTCTCTTGTCGAGTCGTTCAGTTTAGCAAACAAGGGAGACTTTAGAAGGCAGCCGTTCTTCAATGACTACCCGGTCAACCAAGAAAATTTCGATTGGAGCAGATTTCGGCTGTCACTTTCCCGCATGAACAAGAGTGCGCTCCATTCCTCACATCTACGAGTCACATGCAACTTCAACATCGATGGTCTCAATTCCACCGATTACATGCGAAGCACACTACTTGAGATTGATATAATGAACCTGAGGTCCATAGGATGCAAGAAGCATGAATATATTAACATCAGAGGCTATGGATGTTACAACTGTACCACGCACTTTCACCAGGGTAGAAGGTTTCATGGTCACGTGGACTCGCACAACTCTCCACGTGAAGGCTGTGAAGCATTTTTTCCAGGTTCCGTCGCTGAACCTGGTGGCGAAGACAACTTCGGTGTTTACGATACAGTCAACCCTGTCCACAGATGCACAGCAAATGAGAACTCCACCACGCAATGGTGGTTTGGGGAACGGGTCTAACAAGGCATGAATTATTTGTGAAAGAACAATTGAAGACGGAGGCCGCGTGGCCACATTGTTTGGCTACAGGACTTGAGAATGAGTCAAGCAAACAATTTTGATAGAAAGTACTCGAAATGATTATTGAGTGGTGTTAATATGGCAGACTTTGAGTAAATATATCTTATAAAATCCCTACAAATTctatcaaacaaaaatacgtAAAATAGCCTCCAGGCCTCTTCCAACTAACACCTagatttcttttaagcttttcaAAAGTCAACTCCTTGTAAATAGTCAACTTATAATAATTTGCACCCAGAACTACATAGAAGAGTCGGGATTAAAAGTTGATACGTTAACTTCtgctcttttttcattttcccgcGAGGAAAGCATGAAATCAAGTAACTCCCTAAGGAATAAAGGGGAACTGTTGTCTTTCTCTCATTGCACCCAGGATCACTGAGAAAAGTAAGGCTCAAGTGTTGTTACGTTcagttctgttttttttttttttttttttttttttgttccttcGAGAAAAGTATGTAATGAAGTAACTCCCTAAGGAATACCGGAAACTGCTATATAACCCTGAAGAAAATCTAAAGAAAGCTTTTACCCGGAAATGGCCATTCCTATGCTTAAATATGCAAACTGCAGTACTGTCTTTTCCGAAGATAGGTGACCctatttttcttatctttcacCCCTTAGAGATTTTTAAGCATCGGTTAATTATTTACCAATTCTGATGAAACGTTAGAATTCAGCATTTAacttcaaacaaagaaaaatggttATGTTCTCTTGCTGTAAAAatattcagaaattaaaaaattcaacaaaaaaaaaacagcaaccaaagaagcaaaacaaagcagCGCCTTCATCGCATGTTACAATAAACGTCGCCGTGTCAGACTGTTGCTAATTAGCCGGGTTTAAGCTGATTATAATCGGCTTTACTTAATTAAACAACAAAGGGAAACGAGTcatgtggaaaaaaaacaagtcaaacaAACATGACACGTTGACAGTAACGCGTGCCTTTGTAGAGAAGAATAGTCTTTGTTTCGACTGAATCTTCGCGCATTTTTCATGACTGATTATTTTAGTGAAACCATCAAATGTGCTCTTATAAAAGAAAGTATTTCACAAGAGAAAGGAACTAAGTGCAACGTCAGATTTTAATGATCAACGATATGAGCCTTTGAAGTCTGAAGAGCCGAAGAAATGAAACCCTCTAAAGGTATGCAAATAGAAATCCCAGTGCGTTTCAAGCGTGGTTTTACTAGCGAAGCCAATCATAGGCACAAGCGCTCTTGCCCGAGTTCTATATATTATTATTCGTATGATTGTACTCGGTTAATTTATCTAACACTTGTGTGGGAAACTGTTTCTGTACGTAACCCCAGTGGTTTCCTTCAGTTTTCCTTGCCATTTAAAACTTTCATGTACTTGAACACTATTGTTGTAATCcttgttaacaaaattaaaaaacaaacaaaattgaaaacccaCTGTAACTAAAAGGTATTTCAATGTTTGCATCTCTGTATGGAAATATCAACATTAAGGACCACGCAGgcaacaaataaacaaacaataaaaaaagaaacgatttTGTAGAGAATGGTTTCGCGCGTTCTGTGTCAAGAACGAAAAAAAGTGATAAGTTCacctatttgttttatttccacttttattattatcgtcattattattgtcacaATTTTGTCTCATGGCTCATTCTTCCTTGCTTTGGCGCATACATactcttgtttttcaaaaggaaGCAGCCAATCTATAAATTTTTCTGTAACTATTGACAAGGAAGCTTCGGGGCTTGGTCTGGAAATTGTCGGTGGATCGGACACTTACCTGGTAAGTTAAATGTTGTATTCGGTTAacttaattaaacaaaaagcatAATTAAGCAACTTAGATGGTCAATAACAACAcgac is a window from the Acropora palmata chromosome 14, jaAcrPala1.3, whole genome shotgun sequence genome containing:
- the LOC141866687 gene encoding uncharacterized protein LOC141866687; the encoded protein is MAFRLHVPLILLFLLQGNLKNFTAAIYCEQRCEQSKGKLVDGGIRDRAMQGHSFKNFTVRKLIDCHRKCFEEKCKCQAYQMTNQLGCELLDEDRFSAPNDFIAYMGYTYFEMNREYANQDSGNAYCGSRPCINNCCSEKPCFGGGTCTETCDHPKRKFNCTCAPRFFGKYCSNQRSTSCKEQLQRNPESLSGLYQLFDEETNSLFDEFCDFTSEVGFLWSLVESFSLANKGDFRRQPFFNDYPVNQENFDWSRFRLSLSRMNKSALHSSHLRVTCNFNIDGLNSTDYMRSTLLEIDIMNLRSIGCKKHEYINIRGYGCYNCTTHFHQGRRFHGHVDSHNSPREGCEAFFPGSVAEPGGEDNFGVYDTVNPVHRCTANENSTTQWWFGERV